Proteins found in one Hypericibacter terrae genomic segment:
- the pyrE gene encoding orotate phosphoribosyltransferase: MALARRRPETKAQFDQLKAIIRRESLLTGGEFKLASGAQSSVFFDMKKTLFDPEGASLVGELILDAIAGDNVEFVGGLELGAVPIATAVCVKSVGARRPLKGFFVRKEPKGHGTNKLVDGQFRDGADVIVLEDVTTTGGSSLKAVNAVRERGAKVRKVVTIVDRLEGAEAAFAKDGIELVALFDRNDFLDH, translated from the coding sequence ATGGCGCTTGCCCGCCGCCGGCCCGAGACAAAGGCCCAGTTCGACCAGCTCAAGGCCATCATCCGCCGCGAATCGCTCCTCACCGGCGGCGAATTCAAGCTCGCCTCCGGCGCCCAGAGCAGCGTGTTCTTCGACATGAAGAAGACGCTGTTCGATCCCGAGGGGGCCTCGCTCGTGGGCGAGCTGATCCTCGATGCCATCGCCGGCGACAACGTCGAGTTCGTCGGCGGACTCGAGTTGGGCGCGGTGCCGATCGCGACCGCGGTCTGCGTCAAGAGCGTGGGAGCAAGGCGTCCGCTCAAGGGCTTCTTCGTGCGCAAGGAGCCCAAGGGCCACGGAACCAACAAGCTGGTCGACGGCCAGTTCAGGGACGGCGCCGACGTGATCGTGCTCGAGGACGTCACCACCACCGGCGGCTCCTCGCTCAAGGCGGTGAACGCGGTGCGCGAGCGCGGCGCCAAGGTGCGCAAGGTCGTCACCATCGTCGATCGTCTGGAAGGCGCGGAAGCCGCTTTCGCGAAGGACGGCATCGAGCTGGTCGCGCTGTTCGACCGCAACGACTTCCTCGATCACTGA